In Cydia fagiglandana chromosome 16, ilCydFagi1.1, whole genome shotgun sequence, the following are encoded in one genomic region:
- the LOC134672088 gene encoding uncharacterized protein LOC134672088, with the protein MLGQIDITGNVKFSIFDLGKESQVHRISAELSAFWKTYLTSVAIELDLLNILPATMPVLSKKLNIIVPNLERLLRALWEIGFIDYDKDKDLWQLSSKGKCFKEIPFLPKAATMWARVAAEKNWLKIADILKQKSISSFESFKEREASEDKKIAFYQALLGYSRFDTKEFNSRINIDGAKNIFLFGVHSLFLAYSDIHNKGSIGLYNEHKVPRQLVENLKVKLITQEELSVTNYELGVFCRFLPHYDDDKVLSYLKLVKGISRILLIETILDYRSPTGGSVDINVMVETGGKLRTLSDWEKILKQVKGFKIFAVVPLTDYLSVIDVRY; encoded by the coding sequence ATGTTAGGACAAATCGATATTACCGGAAATGTAAAGtttagtatttttgatttaggTAAAGAATCTCAAGTGCATAGGATTTCTGCAGAACTTTCAGCCTTTTGGAAAACTTACCTAACAAGCGTTGCTATTGAACTtgatttgttaaatattttaccTGCAACTATGCCAGTTTTATCTAAAAAGTTAAACATTATCGTACCAAATCTAGAAAGGCTGTTAAGGGCGTTGTGGGAAATAGGGTTTATTGATTACGATAAGGACAAGGACTTATGGCAACTATCATCAAAAGGTAAGTGTTTTAAGGAAATACCATTTTTGCCAAAAGCAGCAACGATGTGGGCAAGAGTTGCCGCTGAAAAGAATTGGTTAAAGATTGCCGATATACTAAAACAGAAGTCCATCTCTTCATTTGAATCTTTTAAGGAAAGAGAAGCATCAGAAGATAAGAAAATAGCGTTTTACCAAGCATTGCTAGGATATTCTAGGTTTGATACTAAAGAGTTTAATTCTAGGATTAATATAGATGGTGCTAAGAATATATTTCTATTTGGTGTACACTCTTTATTTCTTGCTTACTCTGATATACACAATAAAGGTTCTATAGGCCTATATAACGAACATAAAGTACCAAGACAGTTAGTAGaaaatttaaaagtcaaacttatAACTCAGGAAGAACTATCAGTTACAAATTATGAATTAGGTGTCTTTTGCCGCTTTCTGCCGcattatgatgatgataaagtATTATCTTATTTAAAATTGGTCAAAGGAATATCTCGTATTTTATTGATAGAAACTATTTTAGATTACCGCTCTCCAACTGGAGGCTCTGTAGATATTAATGTAATGGTTGAAACAGGAGGTAAACTAAGAACATTAAGCGATtgggaaaaaatattaaaacaagtAAAAGGATTCAAAATTTTTGCTGTTGTGCCTTTAACAGATTACTTATCAGTCATTGATGTCAGGTATTAA